A window of Polynucleobacter sp. KF022 genomic DNA:
CTCAATACCAGTGGAGCAAAAGCCCATTGACTTAAGTGAGGGGAGTGGCTCATTCAGTTTTTTGGGAATGGCTGCAAATTGATCTGGTTTTGCCTTGCATGAATAAGCTGCCAGATCTTTTTCTTGCAGCGTTTTGAGCCAATTATTTTTGTAAGGTGTAAAGATGGAAAAGACAGTATTCGAATTAGTGAGAATTTCTTTCTTCTCAAAGATCACTTGATCTTTAAAAGTCTCAAAACCAATTCCTTGTTTTTCTAATGCTGTTTTAACAGTTTCGTCGCGTTCAATAGCCGAGGGTTCATAGTCATGATTGGTAAAGACAGTATTTACACCTAATTCTTTAGCAATTTCTGGAATACATTGAGTTGGCTTTCCAAAGCGGACAATCAGCCCTCCGCCTTGTTTTCTTAGCTCATCATCAATTTGCTTGATGCCCTGCCAAATAAAGTCTACCCGGCGGTCGTGCTTTAGCCCATTGGTATCTAGTTCGCCCTTCAATAGGGGTTGAAGAATATCGGAATCAAAAATAAAAGTAAGCCATACCTGGCCACATTCCTTGAGAGCGTGGTGAAGGGCGGCATTGTCATAAAGGCGGAGGTCGCGGCGGAGCCAAACAAGAGCTTTTTGCATAGCCCCTATATTAGGGCTTATTGGGGCAAAGTGCTGAAGGCCTAAAGTCTAGGACGGGTTAATATCGACGGTGATGATGGATACAACCTTTTTTATTCTTGCGAATGTGGTGCAGTTTTGTATTGAGCCATTAAATTGGCTTTTGATCTTATTGCCCCTAAGCTTACTTTTTTTACACCTCAGAAAGCCAGCGCTTTGTAAGCGGTTTCTTTTATTGGCACTACTCGACCTGGTACTTGTTGGCTGGATACCGAGCGCGGAGGTTTTTTTAAGGGCGATGGAAGATGCGGTACCCAAAAAGCCCCTTTCACAGTTTTCTGAAAAGGATATTGGTGGGATCATTATTTTGGGCGGCGCAATTGAGGGTGGGCAGATCTCAATCGATAGAGGGGAGATTTCCATCCACTCTTCAGCTGAGCGTGTTACTAAGGCATTCGAGCTCATCCGAAAATACCCTGATCTTCCTTATATATTTAGTGGTTACTCAGCACGTCTGTTGCCTCAGGGCCTATCTGAAGCGGAGGCATTTAAACAGCTTGTTCAAGAGCAGAGTCTTAATGAGGCTAT
This region includes:
- a CDS encoding YdcF family protein → MALLDLVLVGWIPSAEVFLRAMEDAVPKKPLSQFSEKDIGGIIILGGAIEGGQISIDRGEISIHSSAERVTKAFELIRKYPDLPYIFSGYSARLLPQGLSEAEAFKQLVQEQSLNEAMAHYENQSRNTYENVLFMKPMIAEHGSKSDSDQPKPWLLITSASHMYRSVKIFQKQGIQVIPVPVDYQTANTLHWWRFDLEDGAQNWNKLAHEVIGLVGYWVTGKI